The nucleotide sequence GGCAAGAAGCCCATGTTCGAATTCGCGATCAAACAGATCCTCGCCGACCACGACCTCGACACCGTCGAGGGCCGCGTCGCCGCCCTCCGTGCCGCGGCTCCCGTGGTCGCCGACATCCGCGACCCGTCGCTCCGCCCGGGGTACGCCCGCGAGCTCGCCGGGTGGCTCGGCATGGACCTCACCGAGGTGGGCCGCGCCGTCCAGACCGCCGGCCGCAGCATGCCCGCCGACGGCGCCGACCGCTCCGGCGGCTCGCCGCAGGGTCGGCACGCGCAGGGCGGGCACGGCCCGGACGACGACGGCACAGGAGACGCGTCCCGCTCCATGTCGCTCATGGACCTGCCGACGGACCTCGCCACGCGCCTGGAGCGCGACGCCCTCATGGCGATGCTGCAGCACCCCGAGCTCGTCGGGAACGACCTCGTCATGCGCGCCGCGCAGGTCACGTTCGTCAACGAGAGCCTCGCGGTCGTCCGCGACGGCGTCATCGGGAGCATGGACGCGCTCGGCGGCGCCGACTGGCTCTCGCGCGTGGCCCTCGAGGTGCCCGAGTCGTTCGCGACGCTCGTGAAGCAGCTCGGCGTCGCGCCGCTGCCCAACCGCGGCGACGCCGACAAGCTCGCGGTCTACGTGAAGGGCGTGACGGCCGAGCTCGTCGGCCGCGACCTGCTGCGCCGCAAGGCCGACCTCATCGGGCGGCTGCAGCGCACGGACGCGACGCACGAGCGCGAGCGCTACCAGGAGATCCAGCGCGAGCTCATGCAGGTCGAGGCCGAGCGCCGCGCGCTCCGCGAATAGCGGGGGATCCCTCCGTGAAAGGCACGTCGGGCATGCGGGAGACGCGCACGGCCCATGTTTCATTCGTGTGAAGAAGCGTCCCCGCGCGTCCCCCGGGTCCGGGCTGCTGTTTCCCGTGTGTTAGAAATCATTCACAGCACAGCGTCCGTGTCTTCCCGATGCGCGGGCGCGATCCCCTTCATGAAAGAGGCACTCGGAACATGACGTCCGCATTCCCCCGGCGCTCACGCGTCCTGCTCGCCACGGCCGGATTCTCCGCCGCGGCCCTCGTCCTCGCCGGCTGCTCCGGCGGATCCGGCGACCCGCTCGCCGAGGACGGCGCCTCAGGCGGCGGATCCATCGTCGTCGGCACGACCGACAAGGTCCTCTCGCTCGACCCGGCCGGCTCCTACGACAACGGCTCGTTCGCGGTGCAGAACCAGGTCTACCCGTTCCTGTTCAACAGCCCCTACGGCAGCCCCGACGTCGAGCCCGACCTCGCCGTCTCCGGCGAATACACCTCGCCGAACGACTTCACCGTGAAGCTGAAGCCCGACCTGAAGTTCGCGAACGGCCACGCCCTCACCGCGAGCGACGTCAAGTTCACGTTCGACCGCATCGCGACCATCGCGGCGAACGGCGCCGACAACGGCAACGGCCCGTCGTCGCTGCTCGCGAACGTCGAGTCCGTCGCGGCGCCGGACGACACCACCGTCGTCTTCACGCTGAAGACCGCCAACGACCAGACCTTCGAGCAGGTGCTCTCCAGCCCCGCCGGCCCCATCGTCGACGAGGAGGTCTTCCCGGCCGACGCGCTCGCCGACCCGGCCGCCATCGTCGCGGCGAACGCCTTCGCGGGCCAGTACGTCATCACCGACTTCCAGCTCAACCAGCTCGTCGCCTACGCGCCGAACGCCGACTACCAGGGCGTCCTGCCGAAGGCCGCCAACGGCGGCGTGACCGCGCGCTACTACGCGGACGAGACCACGATGAAGCTCGCCGTGCAGAACGGCGAGATCGACGTCGCGGGCCGCTCGCTCGGCGCGACCGACATCGCTGACCTCAAGAAGGACGACTCCGTCCAGGTCGTCGAGGGACCCGGCGGCGAGATCCGCTACATCACGTTCAACCTGAACACGCAGCCCTTCGGGAAGACCACCGGCGAGGCCGACGAGGCCAAGGCCCTCGCCGTGCGCCAGGCGGCCGCCGACCTCGTCGACCGCGACGAGCTGTCGACCCAGGTCTACAACGGCACATACACGCCGCTGTACTCCTACGTGGCCGACGGCCTCTCCGGCGCCAACGAGGCGCTGAAGGGCATGTACGGCGACGGTAACGGCGGGCCGGACGCGGACAAGGCCGCGAAGGTCCTCTCCGACGCGGGCGTCCAGACGCCCGTCGCCCTGCAGCTCCAGTTCAACCCGGACCACTACGGCGCCGGCTCGGACGACGAGTACGCGCTCATCAAGCAGCAGCTCGAGGCGACCGGCCTGTTCCAGGTCAACCTGCAGTCCACGATCTGGGACCAGTACAGCAAGGCCCGCGTCAACGACGAGTACCCGGCGTACCAGCTCGGCTGGTTCCCCGACTACTCGGACGCGGACAACTACCTGACGCCGTTCTTCTCCCCGCAGTCCTTCGTGAAGAACCACTACGACAACCCCGCCGTGACGGACCTCATCACGCAGCAGCTGTCGGAGGCCGACTCCACGAAGCGCGCCGAGATCATCGGCCAGATCCAGGACGAGGTCGCCGCCGACCTGCCGACCCTGCCCCTGCTCCAGGGCTCGCAGGTCGCGGTGGCCGGCAAGGACGTGAAGGGCGTGACGCTCGACGCCTCCTTCAAGTTCCGCTACGCGCCGATCACCAAGGGCTAGCAGCCCTGCGGAGGGCGTCTCCTAGACTGACGACCTCCACGGATGGGGCGTCCCGCTGCGGCGGGACGCCCCATCCCCATGCCACCGGTCGTGGCATCCCGACCAGGCGCACCACCCGAACGACGACCCGAAAGGCCCACCCGCCGTGACCGTCATCCCGGACGCCAGCCCCGCGTCCGCGCCCCCCGGGGCGCAGCAGCCCAAGGCCCGGAAGCAGGGGATCGGGCTCGGCCAGTACATCCTCATCCGCGCCGTGCTCATCATCCCGACCGTGTTCATCCTCGTGACGCTGGTCTTCTTCCTCATGCGCATCGTGGGCGACCCGATCTCCGCCGCCGTCGGCGACCGCCTCACCCCGGAGCAGCTCCAGGAGCGCCTCGCTACCGCCGGGTTCGACCGGCCGATCATCGTCCAGTACCTCGAGTACCTCGGCCAGATCGCGACGGGGAACTTCGGCCGCTCGCTCACGGACAACCGCCTCATCAGCGAGGTGCTGCTGCAGTACGGCTCCGCCACGCTCGAGCTCGTCATCTACTCGCTGATCGTCGCGTTCGTCATCGGCATCCCGCTCGGCCTCGTGGCCGCCTACTTCAAGGACCGCACGCCCGACGCCGTGCTGCGGATCCTCGCGATCCTCGCCTACGCCACGCCCGTGTTCTTCGCGGGCCTGCTGCTCAAGCTCGTCTTCTCGGTCTGGCTCGGGATCCTCCCGCTGTCCGGCCGCGCCGACACGCGCGTCGAGGTCGCCCTGGGGAGGCTGGAGAACCCGACCGGCATCTACCTGATCGACGCGCTCCGCCTCGGCAGCCCCACGGCCGTCAGCGACGTGCTCGAGCACGCGGTGCTCCCGGCGCTCGCGCTGGGCCTCCTGACCGCGGGCATCTTCCTGCGGCTCGTGCGCACCAACGTGATCTCCACGCTCGGCACCGAGTACGTGGACGCGGCGCGCTCGCGCGGCGTCGGGGAGTTCCGGCTCACGACCCGGCACGCGCTGAAGCCCGCGCTCATCCCGATCATCACGGTCGTGGGCCTGCAGATCGCCGTGATGCTCGGCGGCGCGGTGCTCACAGAGACCACGTTCGAGTGGCGCGGCCTCGGCTTCCAGCTCGCCCAGTACCTGGCGGCGCGCGACTTCGTCGCCGTGCAGGGCATCGTGGCGCTCCTGGCCGTGATCGTGGCCGTGACCAACTTCATCGTCGACGTCGTCGCGGCGCTCATCGACCCGCGAGTGAGGTACTGACATGACCGACACCACCACCGCAGCGCCCGCGCCCGCCCCGGCGCGCCGGTCCCTGCTCCAGCGCCTCCCGCTCGTCTCGCACGTGCGGCAGAGCGTCGGCCTCCAGCGCGGCATGCTCGTCGCCGGCATGGTCATCACCGGGATCTTCATCCTGCTCGCGGCGTTCGCGCCGCTCATCGCGCCCTTCGGCTTCGACCAGGACCGGGACGACGCGGGCTCGTTCACGCGCCAGGCAGCCCCCGACGCGGCGCACATCTGGGGCACCACCGTCGGCGGCTACGACGTGTTCTCGCGAGTG is from Clavibacter sp. A6099 and encodes:
- a CDS encoding ABC transporter substrate-binding protein; this translates as MTSAFPRRSRVLLATAGFSAAALVLAGCSGGSGDPLAEDGASGGGSIVVGTTDKVLSLDPAGSYDNGSFAVQNQVYPFLFNSPYGSPDVEPDLAVSGEYTSPNDFTVKLKPDLKFANGHALTASDVKFTFDRIATIAANGADNGNGPSSLLANVESVAAPDDTTVVFTLKTANDQTFEQVLSSPAGPIVDEEVFPADALADPAAIVAANAFAGQYVITDFQLNQLVAYAPNADYQGVLPKAANGGVTARYYADETTMKLAVQNGEIDVAGRSLGATDIADLKKDDSVQVVEGPGGEIRYITFNLNTQPFGKTTGEADEAKALAVRQAAADLVDRDELSTQVYNGTYTPLYSYVADGLSGANEALKGMYGDGNGGPDADKAAKVLSDAGVQTPVALQLQFNPDHYGAGSDDEYALIKQQLEATGLFQVNLQSTIWDQYSKARVNDEYPAYQLGWFPDYSDADNYLTPFFSPQSFVKNHYDNPAVTDLITQQLSEADSTKRAEIIGQIQDEVAADLPTLPLLQGSQVAVAGKDVKGVTLDASFKFRYAPITKG
- a CDS encoding ABC transporter permease; the protein is MTVIPDASPASAPPGAQQPKARKQGIGLGQYILIRAVLIIPTVFILVTLVFFLMRIVGDPISAAVGDRLTPEQLQERLATAGFDRPIIVQYLEYLGQIATGNFGRSLTDNRLISEVLLQYGSATLELVIYSLIVAFVIGIPLGLVAAYFKDRTPDAVLRILAILAYATPVFFAGLLLKLVFSVWLGILPLSGRADTRVEVALGRLENPTGIYLIDALRLGSPTAVSDVLEHAVLPALALGLLTAGIFLRLVRTNVISTLGTEYVDAARSRGVGEFRLTTRHALKPALIPIITVVGLQIAVMLGGAVLTETTFEWRGLGFQLAQYLAARDFVAVQGIVALLAVIVAVTNFIVDVVAALIDPRVRY